The Sulfolobus sp. A20 genomic interval CAAACAAATTACCAGAACCACTATTCTGTGTGAGTGAAGATGAGGTTAGAAGAATTAAATTCTCGATATAATGCTTTTATTACTGTTAAGGAGATTAAAGGTAGGTCTGAGGGTAAGCTATCTGGTTTAACTTTCGGAGTCAAGGACGTAATTCTAACTAAAGATATTAGGACTACAGCTGGTTCAAAGATTTTGGAAAATTATATTCCTAGTAAAAATGCTTATATAGTGGATATTATACTACGAGAAGGAGGAGTAATTTTAGGTAAAACCAATACTCACGAGTTTGCTCTAGGTGCTACTAATACTTCAAGCATAGCTGGTCCTGCAAAAAATCCCTATGACGACCAAAGGATTAGTGGTGGGTCTAGTGGAGGTTCAGCAGTAGCGGTAGGTTTGGGTTTAGTAGATGTTGGGATAGGGACTGATACTGGAGGATCAGTTAGAGTTCCAGCCTCATTATGTGGCGTTATTGGTTTTAAGCCAACTACGGGATTAATTCCCACTGATGGTGTGATTCCGTTTAGCTGGACTTTGGATACTATTGGATTCTTGGCTAGGGATGTAGATGTTATTTATAAAGTGTTTTCTACAGTTTTGCCTAACGACAGGAAAAAGGTTGTTTTATCGAAATTAAGACGTAGACCGAGACTAGGGCTCTTCATGTTTAATGAAAATAATGAGGTCTCTAAAGTTTTATTGGAGGGTTTAGATAAAATTTCCTCTTACTTTGATCTAATAAATATTGATTTACCCTTATTGAAGGAGAATGGGAGTAAGGTGAGGAGGATCATAGGGTTAGCTGAAGCTTCCTCCTATCATAGAGATTGGCTGATTAACTATAAGGACAAATATTATTTTAGGGATACTTATTCTCTACTTGTCAATGGTCTGAACATCTCTGCTGTTGATTATATAGACTCCTTAAGGTTTAGAAGGGAGTTATTAAAGGAATATTTAAAAATATTTAAAGAAGTTGATTTTATATTATCCCCTACTACTACAATTACTGCCCCTAAAATCTCTGAGGTCATAAATAATGAGCTTAAGTTCAGAGACTCTTTGATATCTATTACTGAACTATTTAACGTAGTTGGAGCTCCTTCAATAAGTGTGCCTTTTGGTAAAATTAATGGCTTGCCAATAGGGTTAATGATTAGCGGAGAGTTGTACAAGGATGGTGATCTACTAGAGTTCTCTAAGAACTTAATGGAGATATATAATATTAAAGTGAGCGTTTCTCCTTAATTTTGTTCTTGAACATTTCTAACATCACTTTTTTATTTAAGTCTTCTGTAAGGAAATCTGGGGATGTTTTTGGAGATAAAAAATAAAATACTTAAGGGTACAACGACTGTTGGTATAAGGGTAAAGGACGGTGTAGTGCTAGCTGCAGATAGAAGGGCAAGTGCAGGGTTCTTTGTGGCAAATAAAATGGTTAGGAAGGTACTATATATAACGGACAAGATAGGTATAACAACAGCAGGTAGTGTAGCTGATTTACAATTTATATACGATGTATTAAAGAATATATATCATTATAATTCGATAACTAGATATGGTCCAGTTTCTGTGAAAGGCATTGCGACTAGGCTTGCTAATATCTTATCAGCTACTAAGTATTTTCCATATTTAGTTCAAATATTAATTGGAGGTTACGATGATCAACCAAGATTATATAATCTGGATTACTTAGGGGATATCACTGAAGAACAGTATGTGGCTACGGGCTCTGGTTCTCCAGTCGCTATGGGTGTTTTAGAGGATGAGTATGATGAGAGTATGAGTTTAGACAAGGCTGTAGATTTAGCTAAAAGGGCAGTATTCTCTGCTATAAAAAGGGATTCCTTTACTGGGACTGGCGTTATTGTGACAAAGATTAATAGTGTTGGACATGAAGAGTATGAGTTTTACCTTAAGAAGATATAGATGACTTTTATTTACTAGTTGAGGCTAATATATATCTTGATGATAGTTAGAACGAGTTCTTTTAAGGTTGAAGACCTTATACCATCCAAATATACATGTGATGGAGAGGATTTGTCACCGACCTTAGAATGGGATGCTGTACCAAGCGCTAAAAGTTATGCCGTTATTGTAGAGGATCCTGATGCACCCGGCGGGACTTTTATTCACTGGGTCATTTATAATATACCAACTAATAAATTGCCAGAAGGAGTTCCTAAGGTGTATAAGTCAGAATTTGGTATACAAGGCGTAAATGATTTTGGTAGGGTTGGATATAATGGTCCTTGTCCTCCTAAAGCTCACCCACCACATAGATACTACTTTTACGTATATGCATTAGATACTATTTTAAAGGAAGTGAAGAACGTTGATGCTAATGAGTTAAAGTCGTTAATGAAGGGTCATGAAATAGATAAAGGTTATGTTATGGGTAAATATAAGAGAAAGTGATGCTAAATGTCTGGGAAAGTAGAAGAAGTCTTATGGGCTGAAAAGTACAGACCAAGAAGTTTGGATGATATTGTAAATCAGAAGGAAATTGTAGAAAGGTTAAAAAAATTCGTGAAAGAAAAAAACATGCCTCATTTGCTGTTCGCCGGACCTCCCGGTACTGGAAAGACTACTGCAGCTTTAGCTCTGGTTCATGATCTATATGGCGAAAGTTATGTTGAGTACTTTTTAGAGCTTAACGCAAGCGATGAAAGAGGTATTGATGTAATAAGGAATAAAGTTAAGGAGTTCGCTAGAACTGTTGCTCCAACTAATGTGCCTTTTAAAGTTGTTT includes:
- a CDS encoding amidase is translated as MRLEELNSRYNAFITVKEIKGRSEGKLSGLTFGVKDVILTKDIRTTAGSKILENYIPSKNAYIVDIILREGGVILGKTNTHEFALGATNTSSIAGPAKNPYDDQRISGGSSGGSAVAVGLGLVDVGIGTDTGGSVRVPASLCGVIGFKPTTGLIPTDGVIPFSWTLDTIGFLARDVDVIYKVFSTVLPNDRKKVVLSKLRRRPRLGLFMFNENNEVSKVLLEGLDKISSYFDLINIDLPLLKENGSKVRRIIGLAEASSYHRDWLINYKDKYYFRDTYSLLVNGLNISAVDYIDSLRFRRELLKEYLKIFKEVDFILSPTTTITAPKISEVINNELKFRDSLISITELFNVVGAPSISVPFGKINGLPIGLMISGELYKDGDLLEFSKNLMEIYNIKVSVSP
- a CDS encoding YbhB/YbcL family Raf kinase inhibitor-like protein translates to MIVRTSSFKVEDLIPSKYTCDGEDLSPTLEWDAVPSAKSYAVIVEDPDAPGGTFIHWVIYNIPTNKLPEGVPKVYKSEFGIQGVNDFGRVGYNGPCPPKAHPPHRYYFYVYALDTILKEVKNVDANELKSLMKGHEIDKGYVMGKYKRK
- the psmB gene encoding archaeal proteasome endopeptidase complex subunit beta; this translates as MEIKNKILKGTTTVGIRVKDGVVLAADRRASAGFFVANKMVRKVLYITDKIGITTAGSVADLQFIYDVLKNIYHYNSITRYGPVSVKGIATRLANILSATKYFPYLVQILIGGYDDQPRLYNLDYLGDITEEQYVATGSGSPVAMGVLEDEYDESMSLDKAVDLAKRAVFSAIKRDSFTGTGVIVTKINSVGHEEYEFYLKKI